In a genomic window of Streptomyces sp. NBC_01142:
- a CDS encoding ketosynthase chain-length factor yields MSSRQDRRTVVTGIGVIAPNGAGTDIFWKSTQEGISVLDRVTRPGCEHLPLRVAGEVRAFDPGELIEERYLVQTDRFTHFAMAAADLAMDDARLGRADYEGSPFAVGVVTAAGSGGGEFGQRELQRLWGQGSRFVGPYQSIAWFYAASTGQISIRGGFKGPCGVVASDEAGGLDAFAHAARAVRRGTDAVVVGAAEAPLAPYSVVCQLGYQDLSTSEDPARAYRPFTSDACGFVPAEGGAMLVVEEENAARRRGARARAYVAGHAATFTGPSQWEQSREGLARAIRGALQEADCAPEEIDVIFADALGVPEADRAEALAIADALGVHGRRVPVTAPKTGTGRAYCGGPVLDTAAAVLSMEHGLIPPTPNVFDVCHDLNVVTGRARSAELRTALVLSRGLMGSNAALVLRSAIDTPS; encoded by the coding sequence ATGAGCTCCCGGCAAGATCGGCGCACGGTCGTCACCGGCATCGGCGTCATCGCCCCCAACGGCGCCGGCACCGACATCTTCTGGAAATCCACTCAGGAGGGCATCAGCGTCCTCGACCGGGTCACCCGCCCGGGGTGCGAGCATCTGCCGCTCCGCGTCGCGGGTGAGGTACGCGCCTTCGACCCGGGTGAGCTGATCGAGGAGCGCTATCTCGTCCAGACCGACCGGTTCACGCACTTCGCGATGGCCGCGGCCGATCTCGCCATGGACGATGCCCGGCTCGGCCGCGCCGACTACGAAGGCTCGCCCTTCGCTGTCGGGGTGGTGACCGCCGCCGGATCCGGCGGCGGTGAGTTCGGACAGCGCGAACTGCAGCGGCTGTGGGGACAGGGCTCGCGCTTTGTCGGCCCGTACCAGTCCATCGCCTGGTTCTACGCCGCGAGCACCGGCCAGATATCCATCCGCGGCGGTTTCAAGGGGCCGTGCGGCGTCGTTGCCAGCGACGAAGCAGGCGGACTCGACGCCTTCGCGCACGCCGCCAGGGCCGTGCGCCGGGGCACCGACGCGGTCGTGGTCGGTGCCGCGGAAGCCCCTCTCGCGCCGTACTCGGTCGTCTGCCAGCTCGGGTACCAGGACCTGAGTACCAGCGAGGACCCGGCGCGTGCCTACCGGCCCTTCACCTCCGACGCCTGCGGCTTCGTGCCTGCCGAAGGCGGCGCGATGCTCGTGGTCGAGGAGGAGAACGCGGCCCGCCGCCGCGGTGCCAGGGCCCGCGCCTACGTGGCGGGTCACGCCGCGACCTTCACCGGGCCCTCCCAGTGGGAGCAGTCGCGGGAGGGGCTGGCCCGCGCCATCCGCGGCGCACTGCAGGAGGCCGACTGCGCGCCGGAGGAGATCGACGTGATCTTCGCGGACGCGCTCGGCGTACCGGAGGCCGACCGTGCAGAAGCGCTGGCGATCGCCGACGCGCTGGGCGTACACGGCCGACGGGTACCGGTGACGGCACCCAAGACCGGCACCGGCCGGGCGTACTGCGGGGGCCCCGTGCTCGACACGGCCGCCGCGGTGCTGTCCATGGAACACGGCCTCATACCGCCCACGCCCAATGTCTTCGACGTGTGCCACGACCTCAACGTCGTGACCGGCCGGGCCAGGTCCGCAGAGCTGCGGACGGCGCTGGTGCTGAGCCGCGGGCTCATGGGCTCGAACGCGGCGCTGGTGCTGCGCAGCGCCATCGACACCCCCTCGTGA
- a CDS encoding acyl carrier protein, producing MTDRLTIEELAALMKKGAGLTVDPVDLAGRPDARFDEFGLDSLGLLGIVGELENRHGRPLPPDADRCKTPREFLDLVNNTLMTGA from the coding sequence ATGACCGATCGACTGACCATCGAAGAACTGGCCGCCCTGATGAAGAAGGGCGCCGGCCTCACCGTCGACCCCGTCGACCTCGCGGGCCGCCCCGACGCGCGCTTCGACGAGTTCGGCCTGGACTCGCTGGGTCTGCTCGGCATCGTCGGCGAACTGGAGAACCGGCACGGTCGGCCCCTGCCCCCGGACGCGGACCGCTGCAAGACCCCGCGGGAGTTCCTCGACCTCGTCAACAACACCCTCATGACTGGAGCCTGA
- a CDS encoding SRPBCC family protein, whose protein sequence is MPGHTENEITVAAPLDLVWDMTNDLENWPSLFSEYASVEVLSREGETTTFRLTMHPDENGKIWSWVSERTTDRKGRKVRARRVETGPFERMDIHWEYSEVPGGTRMHWRQDFAMKPDAPVDDAWMTDNINRNSKVQMALIRDKIEQRERESRSAAVLPSN, encoded by the coding sequence GTGCCCGGACACACCGAGAACGAAATCACCGTCGCGGCCCCTCTGGACCTCGTCTGGGACATGACCAACGATCTCGAGAACTGGCCCAGCCTGTTCAGCGAGTACGCCTCGGTCGAGGTCCTCTCCCGGGAGGGCGAAACGACGACGTTCCGCCTGACCATGCACCCCGACGAGAACGGCAAGATCTGGAGCTGGGTGTCGGAGCGGACGACCGACCGCAAGGGCCGGAAGGTACGGGCCCGCCGGGTCGAGACGGGCCCCTTCGAGCGCATGGACATCCACTGGGAGTACTCGGAGGTCCCCGGTGGCACCCGGATGCACTGGCGGCAGGACTTCGCGATGAAGCCGGACGCCCCGGTCGACGACGCCTGGATGACCGACAACATCAACCGCAACTCCAAGGTCCAGATGGCGCTGATCCGGGACAAGATCGAGCAGCGCGAACGCGAGAGCCGCAGCGCCGCGGTTCTCCCCTCCAACTGA
- a CDS encoding TcmI family type II polyketide cyclase, whose amino-acid sequence MHQALIVARMAPESAPDIAELFAASDTGELPHLVGVTRRSLFQFGDVYLHLIESERPPGPAIAKVTEHPAFKDISDKLTAFVSPYDPQTWRSPKDAMAHQFYRWQRDATA is encoded by the coding sequence ATGCACCAAGCTCTGATCGTCGCCCGGATGGCGCCGGAATCGGCGCCGGACATCGCCGAGCTGTTCGCAGCCTCCGACACCGGTGAACTGCCGCACCTCGTCGGAGTCACCCGGCGCAGCCTCTTCCAGTTCGGCGATGTGTATCTGCATCTGATCGAGTCCGAAAGGCCTCCCGGTCCCGCGATCGCCAAGGTGACGGAACACCCGGCGTTCAAGGACATCAGCGACAAGCTCACCGCCTTCGTCAGTCCGTACGATCCGCAGACCTGGCGGAGCCCGAAGGACGCGATGGCCCACCAGTTCTACCGGTGGCAGCGCGACGCCACCGCCTGA